The Armatimonadota bacterium genome includes the window GCAGTCGGCGGTGTAATGTCATACTGATACGGGCCGAGATCAGCCGTCCCGTTCGGCACGCCGTCGGCGTTCAATCCCTGGAGGTGAAGGTACCAGCTTCCTCCTGAAGTGGCGGCCAATGGAAGGTCGCCGCTCGACCAGACGGACTCCGAGCCGGTGAAGGAATGCGTGCCGCTTTGGTTCCACGCGTAGCGGTACGAGTCCACGCGGCCGTCGCCGAACCCGCCCACCGCGGCAAACGCGAAGTCGGGTGTTCCGTACCAGGTGGAGACCGACCGGTTGCAGGCGACGTTCGATGAACTCGGCGGCACCGAGAGCGTCCACCTGGTCGCCGCGGCCGAAGACAGGCTGTTCAGCGTGCCGTTGTACGCCTTCGCGTAACGGGTGTAGGCCGTGTTCGGCGCGAGGCCGGACTCGTCAAGGCTGAAGACCGTGCCTGTCCCGTTCTGAACGTTAGCCGTCCCCTTCACGGTCTGGCCTGCGTCGAGCAGCCTGAACCCCATCTCCCTGTTGGAGGTGTCGGTAAGGGTCCAGCGGATGCTGCTCGTGGAGAGGGCGACCGGCGCGCCCATGGTGGGAGGGGTCGGCGCCGTCGCGTACATCGCGCAGTCGTCGAACCATGCGGTCTGGTTCACCCGATAGTGAAACCCGTAGGCTACCATACTCATCCCGAAAGTCTGGGTGTCGATGGTTCTCTCCGCCGTGCACACAAGCGAGTCATCAATGTAGAACGCCACCTCGTTTCCGGACCCGGTGTATGGCTGGACGTCTATCGTCAGCTTGTGCCATCCGACGGCCCGAGCCCTGGCCGCCGCTCCCGGCCAGTACCATCCGGTGCACCCCGCACCGCACACCTTGTAGTACCCGCCGCTGTAGGTGCTGAACGATCCCGGCGCCACGGAGTAAGTGCCGAGATAGTATATCGCCTTGACCGCGCCGGATCCGTCGAGGCACCTGACCTGGAGTCCCTGCCGGCTGCTGTCGTACGACGCAGGGTCGTAGAACCAGCTCTCGAACTTCGCCGCCGCGAAAGCGGGCGTGAAGGTATGGCCGAGCAGACATCCCAGAGTCGAGATGCCGGAGTCAACAGTTCTGATCGACCCGCTTCCGGCAAACGTTCCGTGGTTCACCCCGCCGTCCCAGACCGGTGGATTCGGGGAGGTCATGGGACTTTGTACGATGGCTTGCCAGAGGTTGCCGTCTATGGAGCCGAAGCCGTCCTGGAAAATCGGCACCGTGCTGGGATGCGTGCCTCCCGTCGCCGTGTTCGAGGCCCCTGACACGTTGCCGGCGACGTCGTATGCCTTCACGAAGTAGCTGTAACTCGTGTTCTGGGTCAGCCCGTTGTCCTGGTAAATCGTCGAGGACGTCCTGCCGACCTCGGCGCTGTTGCGGTAGACTATGTAGCCCGCCAGCCCCGAGCCGCCGGTGTCGGTAGATGCGCTCCACGACAGGTTGATCTGTGACGGGGACGCGCCGACCGCGGTCAGCCCCGACGGGTTTGTCGGCGCGGTGGTATCCGTCGGGGTAAGGCTGAAGTCCTTGGTCGTCGTCTGGCCCGCAGTTACCGCAGCCGTCCCGGAGGCGGAAGCGAAGCCGGCTTTCGAGACCGTAAGCGTGTAGGTCGCGGCGTCGAGGTTGCTGAATGTATATACCCCGGAACTGTTGGTTGTGGTGGATGCCCCGCCGCTGACGGAGACGTCGGCTCCCGAGATGACTTGGCCGTTGGCCGCGTTACGCACCGTGCCGGTGATAGTCCCCTTTGCCGGGGTAACGGTGATCTGGAAATAGACGCCGCCGTATCCGAACCATGCGGTGCCTTCCTTAACGAGCCGCCAGTACTCGGTGTAGACGCCCGGGGTCTGCGGCGCCGTCATGATGAAGCTGAAGCGTCCTATTCCGTTCGGCCCCACGGAGCTCTGGTCGAGGCTGGTCGGTCGGTTCGGTCCTATCCAGTTGCCGGCGGTGTAGAACGGGCTGCTCCTGTCCTGCGGGTTCCAGGTCCCGAGCCGCACCGGGTTGCTTCCGCCGGTGTACCATGTCTCCGTGCCGGTGTTCTTGTACTCCACCCAGACGATGGCGGTGCTGCCGGCCATCATCGTCGCCTGGTACGACTGGTTGTTGTAGGACGAATCGAGTGCCACGCCGCCCACGTCGTAGACCGGCTGCCCGTAGTGGGCCTGCATCGCGTGCAGGTAGGCTCTCGCGGCCTCATGCCGATAGGCGGGGTTGCCGAGCTTTGAGGCGTCGGTCGGATTGCTGATGAATGCCACCTCGGCGAGTATCGCCGCCATGTTCGTGTACGAGAGAACGTAGAAGGTAGCCGTCTTGTTCCCGCGGTTGTAAGTGCCCATGTGCGACACCAACTCGGCGTTCGTCCTGTTCCTGAGGTCGTACGCCGTCGAGCTGTCGTCTGGGTGGCAGAAGGTCTCGGTCCCGTTCGCCGAGGGGTCGCTGAAGGAGTTGCAGTGCGTGCAGAGGAACCTGTGCGCGCCGAAGTTATTCGCGATGTCGCATCGGCCCTGCAGCGACACGTAGGTGTCCGTCGTTCTGGTCATCACGACGGTTGCGGCATCGAGCTGGAACATATCCCTGGTTCGAAGGCCTATGTCCAGGTTGATGTCGGATTCCCTGAGTCCGTTGCCGACCGCGCCGGGGTCCGACCCGCCGTGCCCCGGGTCTATGCATATCTTTGCCCCGGAAAGCGTGGCTGATAGCGGCAGGCAGCACGTTGCGCAGAGCAACAGGCTGACAAGCAGAGTGGTCATTCTCATGTTTCAGCACCTCTCTAGATAACTTGCGTAGCGATCACGGGGTCTCGCCGACGCGTCACGGAACTTGGGGATTCGTTCGCAGCCCCTGGCGCGGAGCGGCGGCGCGGGGATGACCTGAGCGCCACTACTCCACTCTAGCCGTCATGGCACACATTTCCACCCGGACAGCCCAGAACAGGCAACAATACCGGGTTTCGCGTCCTCCGGCGTCCGCCGGAACCTCTCTCCAGGGGCTCGGGCGGACGGTCCGGGGAGGCTCCGAGCCTCCCCGGACGACGATCGCGAGATGTCAGTTCTTGTGCCACTTGACCGCGTCGGCGACCACGACGTATCCGCTTCCTGTCCAGCAGGAGAGCTTCGTCGGGTAGCCGGTCCCGGTCCCGAGGTTGAACGCGCCGAGGCTGTTCCACTTCCCGCCGTTCACCTGCTGGTTGACCGAGACGGTAGTCGTTCCGCCGGTGTTGGTCACCAGGTAAGGCGCGGACGGCGAGCGGTTCGTCCCCTGCGGCCACCATGCGTAGACCGTCCAGGAGCCCGACGCTGTGATGTTCGGCGTGAACGACGCTGCGTCGGAGACGGCCGCGGTGCTGCGGAACCTGTAACTCGTACCGTACTTGTCGGTCGAGGAGGTGCCGGTCGACCAGTTGGCGCTGCACGAGAACGACCCGCTGGTGTTGTCAATGATGATGTCAGCAACCGTGGCCGGGTCGTGCGGGGTCTCGCCGTAGTGGCTCTGAGTGCCGTGAAGGTAGGCGCGTGCAGCCTCCTGACGGTAGCTGGCGTTGCCCAGTTTCGCTGCGTCCCCGGCATTGTCTATGAATGCCACCTCTCCCAGGATCGCCGGCGCGACGGTGTTGACCAGCACGTAGAAGTTGGCGGTCTTGACGCCGCGGTTGTAGGTCCCCATGTGCGAGACGATCTCGGGATTGACCCTGTTTCGCAGATCCGCTGCAGTCCCGGACGACGAGTACGAGAACGTCTCCGTGCCGTAGCCGCCGCCCGCGTTGCAGTGGGTGCATATGAATCTGTTAGCGCCGAAGTTGTTCGAAATGTCGCAGCGTCCCTGGAGCGAGACGTACACGTCGGTCGAACGGGTCCTCTTCGTGCTGGCGCCGTCCAGAACGAAGAGGCTGTTCATTCTGTTGCCGATGTCGAGGTTGATCGTCTTCTCCTGAAGGCCGTTGCCAACCGCGCCCGGATCGGACCCGCCGTGGCCCGGGTCGATGCAGATCTTCTGCCCCGCCACCCCGCCGAAGGCGAAGCCGGCGGACAGAACAAACGCCGTCATCAGAGCGATTGTGAGTACCTTCTTCATCTGTTGAATCCTCCTTTTCGCTTACCCAGCAAACCAAGCAGATATGCACTCCTACTTGCCAGTTCTCCTTCGCACCACCTCCCTGTAGTGTCGGAATCGGCGTCGAAACGGACGCCGACGGTCCCTGTCGCTATTGGTACTCCACTGTGAATCGGACGAAGTCGCTCGAGCTCGAGTAGCTCGAGGTCCTCGTCACGTACTGTCTCAGCCTGATTCCTCCGGTCGAAGAGATGTAGGCCGCGGGCGAGGTGGTGGTCCAGTTCACGGTAGTGTCGGTCGTGCCCACCGTGCGGCTGTCTATCTGCACCCACGAAGACGTGGTCCAGTTGTACGCGTAGAGCTTCTGATTGAGCGAAGCGGAGAGCTTGCCGTCGAAGGTCAGCGTCAGCTTGCTGACACTCGCCGGGGCCTCCGATATCGTCACCGCGGCGTACCAGTCGACCAGGTAGTTCTTGCTGACCCTGGCCGCGTTGAGGACGTAGTACGACGAGTCGTTGGCCGCGAGATTGCCGACTCCTCCGGACACCACGGTACCCCTGGTTCTCGTGATGGATGTCGGGGCATAGTTCTTCACCTGCACGCCGCCTGGAGTCGTCGCCTGGGCCGGGCCGCTCTGTGCAGATTCGTTAGCCGCCGCATCGTACGCGCTCACCGTGTAGGTGTAGGTCGTGCTCGGCGAACAAGTGGTGTCGGAGTAGCTGGTGGTCCCACTCGTGCCGATCTGCGACCCTCCGCGGAAGACCTTGTACCCCGCCACTCCGACGTTGTCGGTCGAAGCGTTCCAGGTCAGGTTGATCTGGGTCTGCGAGACCGCAGTGGCCGTGAGGCCGGTCGGAACCGTAGGGGCCTGCGTGTCGGGCGCGCAGTAGACGAACTTCACCGCGTCGGCCATGACGTTCAGCGACGTCTCGTTGGTCCCGTTTCCGAGTTTTATGTATCCTGCGGTGCCGACTGCAAACGGCTTGGCGGCGGCGAGGAGATTCCACTGCCCGCCTCCTGTCTGCTGGTTCACGTTCACAGTTTGGCTGCCGCCGTTCCAGTAGACCGTGTATGGGGCCTTGGTCGAGCGGTTGCTCCCCTGCGGGTACCAGCAGTACGTGTCGTAGCTGCCCGCCGTGAGGATGCTCGGCGTCCATCTCGCCCACTTCGTCTCGCTGGTGGCCGTGGTGCAGTAATAGTAGTCGCTGCCGTACTTGTCAGTTGCGGCAGTACCCGTGGTCCACGCCCCGGAGAGCGTGCAGGCCGGGTTGTCTATGATGATGTCGGCGACGGTGTCGCCGGCGGCGGTCGTGAACGTGTAGTCGCCCGACACGGCCTGGTTGCCGGCGCCGTCCTTCGACTTGACGCGATAGTGATAGAGCGTGCTCGCGGTCAGGCCGGTTAGCTGTACCGTGTGAGAAGTGACTAGCGCGGGATTCTCGGTGGTCAGACTGCCGTAAGATGTGGTCGGCCCATACTCCACCTGGCTTGTCGCGGCCTCGTCGGTCGCCCACTGAATCTTGGCGTTCGTCGCCTGCACGTCAGTCGCCCCTACACCCGAGATCATCGGGGGCGCGGCGTCCGTTCCGACAACGAGGTTGAGAGTCGCAACCTGCCCGGCCGTGATCGTGACTTGACCGGTGCCGTTCGTATAGCCTGCCGCCGAAGCCGTCACGGTATACGTTCCGGGGGCAAGGTCCACGAAGCCGTAGAACCCCGTGCCGCTGTTCTTCGCGGACTGGGTGGACACCGTCACGGTCGCCGGGTAGACGACCGCGCCGGAGGAGTTCTTGACCGTCCCCTTCAGGAACCCGAGGGTCGGGCTGGCTATCCAGCTCATGGTCGGCACTGCCTGCGGAGTCGCAAACGGGCCCGCCAGCAGCGCGGCCTTGAAGGCGTCCCTGTCTACGGTGCCGCTGTTCGTCACCCTGTAGCTGTAAGCCTGTACGCCCGGCAGCGGCTTGGCCTGCGCGTAGGCGATCTGCGTCATGGAGTTGGAGACCGTGTTCAGGTACGACCCCTGGGCAACGTAGATGTGATGGCCGTACTGCTGGTTGGCGTACGTGTCGACCCAGCCGTTGAAGGTGCTGTTTGTGGCCGTGTAGGCCATCGGGCTTCCGTAGTCCAGGTAGTGCTTCTGCATCCAGAGGTCCCAGTTCTGGAAGTAGGTGTTGCTGCCCGTGGTCGAGGAGTTCCATATCGCGGCGCCCATCTTGATGGTCGGCTTGACCGCCTTGGCCTCAAGGTACATTCTCTTGACCAGGTTTGTCACCTGGTCGCGCCTCCAGTTGGACCACTGAGCGTCGCCGCTCGAAGGCTGTCCCGAGAGACCGTACTCCGCGTTGTATCGAGCCACGGAGGTGGGGTTGTAGCCCCAAGTCGTGCCCGGGTAGCGGATGTAGTCAAGGCAGAAACCGTCAATGTCGTAGTTGTTGATGATCTCCATGAACACGTTGGTGTGCCAGTTCTCGACTTCCGGGTGCCCGAAGTCCAGGTAGCTCATGTTGCTCCCGTCGAACATCGCGCCGGTGTCGGTGAGGGAGAACCACTCCGGGTGCGTGTTGAAGACGTGGTTGGGTACTGTGGTCGCGGGAGGAGTCTGGCTGGTCCATACGCGTCCGACCACCACCCATGCGTGGACCTCCAACCCCCGCGCATGGGCCTTCGCCACGATGTCCGCCAGGCAGTCGTAACCTGCTTGCGGCGTGACGTTGATCCCCGTCGGCTCGTACGACGAGGTGTAGTAAGCGTCACCTCGCTTGCGCATCTCGACGATGACGGTGTTGGCGTTGCACGCCGCTGCGTAGTCGAGCATGGCGGTGGTCGCCGTCGGGTTTTCATAGCCCGACCCCCAGGCGTCTACCCAGAACGCCCGGTGCTCGGCGGCTCCTGCGGGTGCGGCAGCGCACGCGAGAGCCAGCGCGAGCAGAAGAATCACTGCCCATTTCGTGTCCGACATCTGATAGCACTCCTTTCGATGGTCGGGGGAGCCCATCTCGCTCCCGATAGCGAAGCTGATAGTGGAGAGACTGGTGTGTTGCACCCGCCGCGGCGCAAACCGGCGAGATTCGGGCGTGGGCCTGCCGGGAGACACGAACGGCGCGGTGCGGAAGATGCTTGTGAGAGATGTTGGATCGGGCCTCCGCGCGCAAACTCTGCACGGACGCCGGTGTTGAGGATCAGTCGTGCTTGGTCTTGCATGGCGAAAGAAACGCGGCTGGTCGAATGAGCCCTTCCCGGGTCCTTGTGTCTCCGGGCGCGATCTTCCGAAGCGCGCTGGATGTTCCGCCGGGCCCGCGCGGTTCATGCTCTCGTTCGAGCTCACCCGCACAGGACTCGGCCAGTCAGCGCACTATCCCTGTGAAACATTTTCTACCATACTCTCCAAAATGTCAAGTGCCCGCAGCAGTTTTTTTCGGTCGCTCGCATGAAGGCGTTCGGTTACCCGTCCGACCGCATTGACAGATCAGACCTCGCGGTGTAATCTGTCGGCGGGTCCGCACGAAGGAGGTGCGTCCAAATTGCCGTTCACTCTGTCGCGGGGGTTCCTGCTGTTCTCTCTCGTCCTGCTCTTTGTTCCGGGAGCGAGTGCCGAAGACCAAGGCAACTCGGCGGCCGAACTGGCGACCACCGGACGCCGGCTGGAGGGCGTCGGGAAGCTGAAGTGGACCGACGGAATGTGCACGTTCATCGGATCGCTGAACGCCTGCCTGAACTATGTTGGGGAGAAGACGACATATCCTTATCTGATGGGTGTCTCTGGGGCGGCGTTTGCCACTCGCTTCCATCCGGCATGGTCCGCTTCCTCCGCCGACGCCGCGCTTGACGATCGGCACGCCTCTTTCGCGCTGGCGGCCGTCGGTTACTCGTACTCCTGGTCGGACGGCGGCCGTGAGGCCGTGGTGCGCGGTATAGACGCCGGAGTGCCGGTGGTTGCAGCCGGGCTCTCCCGGTCGAACCACTGGGGCTTGGTGACGGGCTACAGGTTCGACGGGGAGTCGTTTCTCTGCCGGCGGTACGGAGACGAGTCCGACGACTACTCGGCCAGCGACAAGGTCCCCTCCAACGCGTTGGTCCTTCTTCGGAGGCGCGAAGCACCCTCTATCGTCCGCGGCGCCCGTGACTCCGTCGCGCGGGCCGTCGGGTTTGCCCGAGGCGATACTGAGCCGAAGGACGCAGGGTACGCCGCCGGTTTTGCCGCGATGGACGCCTGGATCGAAGCCTTGAGATCACGGAGGCTGCGCTCGATGTCGGGGAAGGATCTCGAGTCCACAGCGACCGTCAACGCGTGGCTGTTCAACAGCCTCATAGACGCCAGATACGCGGCGGTGACCTATCTCAACTGGGTGGCTACCGTGGCCAAGGGTGACGCAAGAGCCTCCTGCGCTGAGGCGGCGTCTCTATACGGGCAGGAAGTGGACGTCCTGAAGGAGGCGCGCGCCTGCGTCAGATACCCGCAGAACGTGGCGTCGGGCCCGAAGTGGTCCGTTGAGACGCGCGCGTGCCAGGCGGAAGCACTCCGTAACGCGCTGGTGAAGGAGAGAGCCGCCGTAGAGGCTCTGGAGCGGGCGCTCGCCGATCCCGACGGGTGGTAGAGGCGATGCCGTGAGCGACGCCGGCCTGGCAGTTCAGGCCGCCGAGGGCGGTCTTTCGCGCAGGCACTCTGCAGGCAGCGTCGCATCGAGCCGCGCCTCGATCTGACCCGTGATCTCGACCCCTGCTGCGTCGAGCGCCAGCAGCAGCGCGCCGACGACTGGCTCGTACCTCGGCGTGATCACCCGTGCCTTCGGTGCGACGGGCAAGATCGTCTGCTTGACCGTCTCGATCAGCAGAGGCCCCTTGCCCTTGAAGACGCTTCCGGCGAGAACCACCTCGAGTTCCTCTTCGCAGAGGTCCAGTTTCCTGATGAGGGCGTTTGCGGAGACGCCGGCCTCTCTGCCGAACCGCACGATAAGTTCCCTCGCGACCTCGTCTCCATCGAAGGCCGCCTCGAAGCATATCGGGCAGAGTCCGGGAATCCTCTGATGCGGTTCGCGGTTGTAGTAGAGGTATCGCGCAAGCTCGTACAGGTCTTCGTAGCCGAAGAACTCAAGCACCTTCTGCTCCAGAACGGTCTTCCTGCCGCGGCCGTCCCACGATCGGTAGGCATGATGCAGCACCTCCCGGGCTATGGTGTGCCCTCCGCCGACGTCGCCGTACAGAAAGCCCTCCGATATGTACCGTACCTCTCGGCCGTCAAGGCCTATCCCCGCCCCGTTGAAACCGCTGCCCATTATCACGCAGACCCCGTACGGGCGAGTGACGCCCGCCCGCAGGCCCGCGATTGAGTCGTTCTTTACAGTGCATTCTCGGGCGACGTGAAGGTCCTCCATCGCCTCGGTGAGCATCTCAAAGTCCTCGGGGTAGAAGTCCGCTCCCGCAAGGGCGAACACTCCGTGCCGGACATCGGATTTCTCAGGCCCGCCCTGACGGAGGGCCCGCTCGACGCACTTCAGTATGTTCACCTTCGCGGTCTGCAGGCCGACGACTTCGTAGCTGCCCGGTCCGGCCTTTCCGAACCCGACGATCGTGCCGTCCATGTCGGCCGCAAGGCAGAACGACTTGCTGCCTCCCGCATCAACGCCGATGACGTAACTCACGTAAACCTCCGGATCACCTTCCAGCCGTCCTGAACTGCGGCAGATACTCAGCGTTAGCCTCGAGTATCCTGTCCAGCAGGGACTTCGCCGTCGTGTAGGACGGGACCAGCGGGTGCGACACCAGCGCCTGCAGGGCGGTCCGCCGCGACCCGGTTACAGCCGCCCGAACCGCTAGTTCCTCGTACGATTTCACTGCCTGCAGCAGCCCGCGAATCTCCAGTGGAACATCTCCTATCGCCAGGGGATGCGCCCCCGAGCCGTCCACCACGCAGTTCGTCTCGATCGCGCACTCGGACGGCAGGCAGGGAATCGTGCTCCCGTTCCGTGTGTTGACTATGTGCAGTTCCTTCTTGTCGTTGTAGATCGCGCTGGCCAGGGATACTGCGGCGGTCGAGTAATGGGCGCCGCCGCGTTTCTCGAGCTCCTTCGGCTTCTTCTTCAAGTTCGGATCCTTGTACTTCTCGATCAGAGCGGCCTCGACTTCCGACACGATGTCCCCGCGGGTCTTCCCGGTCTTCATGAGCGCTTCGAACACCTTGTCCCTCGCGTAGTAGTAATGCAGGTATCCGTTCGGGATCATACCGTACGTTCTCATCCACGCGCGGTCCTCCTTCGGCCGGCCCGCGAGCGACTTCCTGACGGCTTCCTTGGTAACGTCCTTGCCCTTGACCGTGACCTTCGTGACCCAGCTGAGGTGGTTCAGCCCGACATACGCGAGGAGCAGGTCCTCCGGCCGAGCTGCGAGCTTCGTAGCGAGGCTCTTCGTCATACCGATCGGGACGTTGCAGAGGCCGATCACCTTGGTCTTCGTGTGCTTGAGAAGCGCCTCGGTCATGATGCCGCTCGGATTGGTGAAGTTGATCCACCATGCATCCGGCGCGAGCTTCTCGATGTCACGGGCGATGTCGAGCATGACCGGGACCGTCCGGAGCGCCTTCGCGAACCCGCCCGGACCGGTGGTCTCCTGACCGAGGATTCCGAATTCGAGCGGTATGTGCTCGTCCCTGATGCGGGCGGGTATGCCGCCGACCCTGATCTGTGTCACGACGAAGTCCGCGCCCTCCAGGGCCTTGCGGCGGTCGGTGACGAGCTGCACTCTGGCTCCGGTTCCGGCCTTCTCGACCATCCGCGCCGCAAGGCCGCCGACGATCTTGAGCTTCGCCTTGTCAATGTCCATCAGAGCGATGCTCGTGGCCGGCAGTTCCCTCCTCCGCTTGATGAACCCCTCGATCAGCTCCGGGGTATATGTGCTTCCCGCACCGATCACGCAGATCTTCAACGCATCCATACCATCCACCGCCTCGTTATGAAGTGCAAACGCCGTGGAGAACTCTCTATGGCAACTACATGGGATATTACGTCTCGACGGCTTCTCATCCTCCTCGCAAGAACTGTCTTTCGCGGTTGCGAAGCATTGAACATCGGAGTAGAATGCAGGCGTCCGAGGCTGCTATGGGGAAGGGTATATTCATGGACATGGTCCGGTCGTGGGTGCAGAAACGCGGGTATCTGTTTGCGGTTCTCTGTATCGCGAGCGCCACGGCGGTTTTCTACCCCGGCCGTGATTACTTCGCAAGACAGCAGTGGGCGCTGCTCTATCTTCCGGTGATCGTCCTTGTGGCAGGCACGAGCGGCAGCCGACCCGCGCTGGTCGCTGCGGTGCTGTCGTTTCTCGCATGGAACTACTTCTTTATCCCGCCGTATCACACACTGGTCGTCGCAGATCCGATGGACTGGCTTTCTCTCCTGGTCTTCCTGTTGGTGGGGATCACCATGGGTATGCAGACTGTCCGCATAAGGCGCAGGGAGTTGCAGGCGCTGCTGGGCGAGAGAGAGGCCATGTTACTCAATAGATTCAGTTCGCACCTGGTCACGGAAATGAACACTGCCGGGATGACGGATATGCTGCTGACGGAGATCGCGCAGTCTATGGGCGCGAACGCCGCTGCGCTCTATCTCTCGGACGACGAAGGGCAGTTCTCCTGTGCCGGACGATCGCCGTCTCTTCCCGCCGACTCAGCCGACGACATCGGCAGGCTGGCCGCCTGGGTCTTTGATCATGCAGAGGCGATCGGACTTCCCGCCGGCAGGGGTTCAGCGGGGAGCGACCTCGGCGTGTGGCCGATCTCCGTCAACCACAACGACATTGTGCCGGGGAGTACTCGCAGAGACCTGTTCCTCCCCCTTCAGACCGCGTCGCGGGTTGAGGGGGTGCTCTACGTGGGAGAGAAGACCGACGGGTCGGGCTACGCCCTGCACGATGCCAGACTGCTGGTATCCATCGTCAACCAGGCCGCCGCTTTTCGCGAGAGACGCCGCCTCCAGCACGCCGCCAACCAGGCGGCTGCTCTGAAGGAGGCCGACAGGCTGAAGTCCGCGTTCATGTCCTCGATCTCCCACGAGCTGAAGACGCCGCTTGCGGCGCTGACCGCCACGATCACCAGTCTGATCGAAGAGGATGTCGCCTGGGACCCCGATGCCATGAGGGCTGAACTCCGCGCAGTCAGTGAGGATTTGGACCGCCTGAACGACAGCATAGGTTCTCTCCTCGATCTGTCGAGGCTGGAGTCGAATGCCTGGGTGCCGCGGATTGAACCCTGTGAGGTCGGCGATATCATCGGTCTGGCGGTCTCCAGGGTCCGGGGCAAGCACAAGGAGCGAATAGACTTCTCGGTGCCGGACGATCTGCCGCTGATCTCGGTCGATTTCCATCAATGGGCGCGAGCGCTGGAGAACATCATCGAGAATGCGCTCGCGTACAGCGATCCCGACAAGTCCGTGTGCGTCGGGGCGTCCCACGACGCGGCTGGGACCAGGATCTGGGTAGAGGATCTCGGGCCGGGTATTGGCCCGC containing:
- a CDS encoding DUF4118 domain-containing protein, with amino-acid sequence MGKGIFMDMVRSWVQKRGYLFAVLCIASATAVFYPGRDYFARQQWALLYLPVIVLVAGTSGSRPALVAAVLSFLAWNYFFIPPYHTLVVADPMDWLSLLVFLLVGITMGMQTVRIRRRELQALLGEREAMLLNRFSSHLVTEMNTAGMTDMLLTEIAQSMGANAAALYLSDDEGQFSCAGRSPSLPADSADDIGRLAAWVFDHAEAIGLPAGRGSAGSDLGVWPISVNHNDIVPGSTRRDLFLPLQTASRVEGVLYVGEKTDGSGYALHDARLLVSIVNQAAAFRERRRLQHAANQAAALKEADRLKSAFMSSISHELKTPLAALTATITSLIEEDVAWDPDAMRAELRAVSEDLDRLNDSIGSLLDLSRLESNAWVPRIEPCEVGDIIGLAVSRVRGKHKERIDFSVPDDLPLISVDFHQWARALENIIENALAYSDPDKSVCVGASHDAAGTRIWVEDLGPGIGPQERTRVFEKFYRGDAARNVASGTGLGLAIAKEIVQSHGGSIFVEDVQPHGARFAILLPDS